The Candidatus Eisenbacteria bacterium genomic interval TTGCTTTCCTGGAAATCGGGCCCGTGACGATAGAGCTAATTGAGGCTATGGGTGAGGGTAGCCCGGTTGAGAAATTCTTGAACGAGAGAGGCGAGGGTCTCCACCACCTTTGCTTCACGGTTGACGACATCGATGCAGCGCTGGCACAGCTCAAGAAAGCCGGCGTGAGGCTGATTGACGAGAAACCAAGAGTCGGAGCGCACGGAAAGAAAGTAGCTTTCGTCCACCCGAAATCAACAAGCGGAGTCCTTATCGAGCTTACTCAATCCTGACCG includes:
- the mce gene encoding methylmalonyl-CoA epimerase, whose translation is MINQLDHIGIVVRNLDHSARIYSSAFGAKLVREEELPSMKVRIAFLEIGPVTIELIEAMGEGSPVEKFLNERGEGLHHLCFTVDDIDAALAQLKKAGVRLIDEKPRVGAHGKKVAFVHPKSTSGVLIELTQS